Proteins encoded within one genomic window of Oncorhynchus nerka isolate Pitt River linkage group LG9b, Oner_Uvic_2.0, whole genome shotgun sequence:
- the LOC115116370 gene encoding midnolin-like, with translation MDHHQPGTRSFIPRAAPVCASVPTESFMRLSISSTTGSRFELSVHRGETVEVLRRRLSQKLRVPKERFVLLHKERRLSTGKLHDLGIVDGSKLTLVPTIEAGLLSSQPSRREQTIMQALESLTETQVSDFLSGRSPLTLALRVGEHMMFVQLQLAPRVPLGSSRVTSSPSEQAELGLNSAPPCSTNPTCSSPAPQSPTPATTYPEGDCSVAGTPTSNKTAAGEPGAVIESFVSHAPGVFSGTFSGTLPPAGQDSTSTGVESSRRGINTIFQILNDLLSATRHYQGAPLSLSQLLCRPPSTPTSSTPSTPTSPFPPPSPLTPDLVSTATSGPLTDHISQEQSHSCKPAAGLCSSQSEEENQSLRCKLERLQMLMHQRHLRRRARRDTRTSHPYPHHRQPWSPGRDKASRHSNGSLSSSESSSLDDLELQWKPELPSDLVMA, from the exons ATGGACCATCATCAACCCGGCACACGTAGCTTCATTCCCCGCGCGGCTCCAGTCTGCGCGTCGGTACCTACTGAATCATTCATGCGCTTGTCCATCAGCTCGACCACAGGCAGCCGCTTCGAGCTCTCTGTCCATCGGGGAGAGACGGTGGAGGTGCTGAGGAGACGACTTTCCCAAAAGCTCAGAGTACCGAAAGAAAGATTCGTCTTGCTGCATAAGGAAAG GCGGTTGAGTACAGGGAAACTACATGACCTGGGCATAGTTGATGGGAGTAAGCTGACACTGGTCCCAACTATTGAGGCAGGCTTGTTATCA TCCCAACCATCCAGAAGAGAGCAGACCATCATGCAGGCTTTGGAGAGTTTAACTGAAACTCAG GTCAGTGACTTCCTGTCTGGCCGTTCACCCCTGACCCTTGCCCTCAGGGTCGGTGAGCACATGATGTTCGTCCAGCTCCAACTGGCCCCCAGAGTGCCGCTGGGCAGCAGCAGAGTCACCTCATCACCCAGCGAGCAGGCAGAGCTGGGGTTGAACAG TGCCCCCCCCTGCTCCACCAACCCCACCTGCTCCAGCCCTGCACCCCAGAGCCCAACCCCTGCCACCACCTACCCAGAG GGTGACTGCAGTGTGGCTGGTACTCCCACCTCTAATAAAACAGCTGCCGGGGAACCAGGTGCTGTCATAGAGAGCTTTGTGAGCCATGCCCCAGGAGTCTTCTCCGGGACCTTCTCAGGCACTCTGCCCCCAGCTGGGCAGGACAGCACCAGTACCGGTGTCGAGTCATCCAGACGAGGCATCAACACCATCTTCCAGATCCTCAACGACCTTCTCAGTGCCACTCGCCACTACCAAGGGGCTCCACtgtccctctcccagctcctctgCCGCCCTCCCAGCACCCCAACCAGCAGCACTCCGAGTACCCCAACCTCGCCCTTCCCGCCGCCCTCACCTCTCACCCCTGACCTTGTCAGCACTGCTACCTCAGGACCACTTACAGACCACATCAGCCAGGAACAAAGTCACTCATGTAAACCTGCTG caGGCCTGTGTTCCAGTCAATCTGAGGAAGAGAACCAGTCGTTGCGTTGTAAACTGGAGCGCCTTCAGATGTTGATGCACCAGAGACACCTGCGCAGGCGGGCTCGCAGGGACACACGCACCTCACACCCCTACCCTCACCACCGTCAACCCTGGTCGCCCGGACGAGACAAAGCCAGCCGCCATAGCAACGGCAGCCTGTCCAGCAGCGAGAGCTCTTCCCTGGACGACCTGGAGTTGCAATGGAAACCGGAGCTACCTTCCGACCTTGTGATGGCATAG
- the LOC115120768 gene encoding trithorax group protein osa-like: MGFSQVAAVLLLVVVFGCVSDAWISRWFYPRLGFLHDDEVSAQFDTQNPVQEDSVGEDPVGQEPSEPVVVPVGQEPGIETSQAEDPESFQSKQTFENPLTWLYPTIEKHVRNSTAFQRLKQVAANGVVAWCGKSVVHVEVKLLGIGRLVQPERITLGGCAAIEEDAEALVLTFESELHGCGSELTMTEDVLIYTFSLIYEPKPLANISILNTSKAMVDIECHYLRNHEVSSNSLKYAVEPSNPVGQEPSQVVIKPVVEPVGRDPSMEPVGREPSEQPVCQDPVGKTVGQEHGKLFGGLLGLKTSKPVGQAAGGQPVGQAAGGQPVGQEPSHQSVGKPVGQEPSHQSVGKPVGQEPSEHVGEPVGQEPSEQPVGEPLGKEHSERVGEQPVGQEPSKILGNELSEPVGQEPSEQPVGQEPSQSVAQEPVGHEPGEQPLSQEPVGEQPMGQPLGKEPSEHVGELVGHEPGEQPMGQEPVGQEPSEHVGEPVGQEPSEPVGQQPVGEQPVGQQPVGEQPVGQELSQQPVGEPSGQEPSQHVGEPVDHDPLGQEPSDPVGQDPSKRVGEQSVGQEPNEILGNELSQPVGQEPSQPLGHEPSEHVREPVGQQPVGEQHVIQEPVGHELGEQPVGHELGEQPVGHELGEQPVGHELGEQLVGHEPGEQPVGHEPGEQPVGHEPVGHEPVGQERSEPLGQQPIGEQPVGQELSQQPVGEPVGQEPSEPVGQEPCEPVGQQPVGEPVGQEPSEQPVGEPVGQEPGDSVGQEPSKQTFGQEPSEPLGQESSENLEELVGQEPSEILGNELRFLGHRLTIKQPVGQQPVGVQPVGQELSQQPVGEPLGQESSEHVGEPVGQDPSEPVGQHPVGEQPVGRDPVGQEPSEPVGEQPVGQELRQQPFGEPMGKDPSEHVGEQSVGQEPSEQPVGEPLGKEPSEHVGEQPVGQEPSKILGNELSEPVGQEPSEQPVGQEPSQSVAQESVGYEPGEQPLSQPLGQEPSEHVGEPVGQQPVGEQPVGQQPVGEQPVVQESVGHEPGEPLGQEPSEHVGEPVGQDPSEPVGRDPVGQEPSEPVGEQPVGQELRQQPVGESLGQEPSEHVGKLVGQEPREPVGQQPVGEQPVVQESVGHDPGEQPMGHEPVGQEPSEPLGQQPVEEQPVGQELSQQPVGDPLVQEPSNPLGQESSEHGGEPVGQDPSEPVGQHPVGEQLVGHGHVGQERSEDVGQEPSEQPVVEPLGQESSEPLGQEPSEILVNELSEPVGQEPSEPVGQEPSEPVGAQPVGQQPVGEQPVGHEPGRQLVGQQPFGEQPVGQEPRGESVGQEPVGVSLGQKPNQDEDLERSQSNQTSENPLTWSYPEVAKPEHRPTVSERLKLVAANSVSTQCGESVVRVQVNQDLLGIGRLIQPERITLGGCAATEEDAEAHVITFESELHGCGSQLTMTEDVLIYTFTLVYEPKPFANTSIVKTSAAMVDIECHYLRNHDVSSNVLKPTWIPNISNMVAEELLYFSLRLMTADWQFERPSNHYYLGDIINMEASVMPYHHVPLRVFVDRCVATLAPDVHTVPRYSFIEDHGCLVDAKLTGSSSQFLSRSQDDKIQFQLESFRFQPQIDSQQLYITCHLKASAASSPIDAENKACSFTDGWKAAGGDDLVCGCCDSSCAVSRARDLDSDLDMQKEGEVTLGPIMVQE; encoded by the exons ATGGGGTTCAGTCAAGTGGCTGCAGTGCTGCTGTTGGTCGTGGTGTTTGGCTGTGTTAGTGATGCTTGGATCTCCAGATGGTTTTATCCAAGATTGGGGTTTCTGCATGACGATGAAGTTTCAGCACAGTTTGACACTCAGAATCCAGTGCAAGAAGACTCTGTGGGAGAGGACCCTGTGGGACAAGAACCTAGCGAGCCCGTTGTCGTTCCTGTGGGGCAGGAGCCCGGCATCGAAACTAGCCAGGCTGAAGACCCTGAGAGCTTCCAGTCCAAGCAGACATTTGAGAACCCTCTGACTTGGCTCTATCCTACGATTGAGAAACATGTGCGCAATTCTACAGCGTTTCAGCGGCTAAAGCAGGTGGCAGCCAACGGTGTGGTGGCTTGGTGTGGGAAAAGTGTGGTCCATGTGGAGGTAAAACTTCTGGGGATTGGCCGGCTCGTCCAGCCAGAGCGTATCACTCTAGGAGGCTGTGCTGCCATTGAGGAGGATGCTGAAGCTCTTGTGCTCACATTTGAATCAGAGCTGCATGGCTGTGGCAGTGAGCTGACG ATGACTGAGGATGTGCTGATCTACACCTTCAGTCTTATCTATGAGCCAAAACCTCTTGCTAACATTTCTATATTGAACACCAGTAAAGCTATGGTTGATATTGAGTGCCACTACTTGAG GAATCATGAAGTAAGCAGCAATTCCCTGAAGTATGCTGTAGAACCTAGCAATCCTGTGGGCCAAGAACCTAGCCAGGTTGTTATAAAGCCTGTGGTAGAGCCTGTGGGCCGGGACCCTAGCATGGAGCCTGTGGGCCGGGAACCTAGTGAGCAGCCTGTGTGCCAGGATCCGGTTGGAAAGACTGTTGGACAGGAACATGGCAAGCTTTTTGGTGGGCTTTTGGGTCTAAAAACTAGCAAACCTGTGGGCCAGGCAGCTGGAGGGCAGCCTGTGGGCCAGGCAGCTGGAGGGCAGCCTGTGGGCCAGGAACCTAGCCATCAGTCTGTTGGCAAGCCTGTAGGCCAGGAACCTAGCCATCAGTCTGTTGGCAAGCCTGTGGGCCAAGAACCTAGTGAGCATGTTGGAGAGCCTGTGGGCCAAGAACCTAGTGAGCAGCCTGTTGGCGAGCCATTGGGTAAGGAACATAGTGAGCGTGTTGGAGAGCAGCCTGTGGGCCAGGAACCAAGTAAGATTTTGGGTAATGAACTTAGCGAGCCTGTGGGCCAGGAACCTAGCGAGCAGCCTGTGGGTCAGGAACCTAGCCAGTCCGTGGCCCAAGAGCCTGTGGGCCATGAACCTGGAGAGCAGCCTTTGAGCCAGGAACCTGTTGGAGAGCAGCCTATGGGCCAGCCTTTGGGCAAAGAACCAAGTGAGCATGTTGGAGAGCTTGTGGGCCATGAACCTGGAGAGCAACCTATGGGCCAGGAGCCTGTGGGTCAAGAACCTAGTGAGCATGTTGGGGAGCCTGTGGGCCAGGAACCTAGCGAGCCTGTGGGCCAGCAACCTGTTGGAGAGCAGCCTGTGGGCCAGCAACCTGTTGGAGAGCAGCCTGTGGGCCAGGAACTTAGCCAGCAGCCTGTTGGCGAGCCTTCAGGTCAAGAACCTAGTCAGCACGTTGGAGAGCCTGTTGACCATGACCCTTTGGGCCAAGAACCTAGCGACCCTGTGGGCCAAGATCCTAGTAAGCGTGTTGGAGAGCAGTCTGTGGGCCAGGAACCAAATGAGATTTTGGGTAATGAACTTAGCCAGCCTGTGGGCCAGGAACCTAGCCAGCCTTTGGGCCATGAACCTAGTGAGCATGTTAGGGAGCCTGTGGGCCAGCAACCTGTTGGAGAGCAGCATGTGATCCAAGAGCCTGTGGGCCATGAACTTGGAGAGCAACCTGTGGGCCATGAACTTGGAGAGCAACCTGTGGGCCATGAACTTGGAGAGCAACCTGTGGGCCATGAACTTGGAGAGCAACTTGTGGGCCATGAACCTGGAGAGCAACCTGTGGGCCATGAACCTGGAGAGCAGCCTGTGGGTCATGAGCCTGTGGGTCATGAGCCTGTGGGTCAAGAACGTAGTGAGCCTTTGGGCCAGCAACCTATTGGAGAGCAGCCTGTGGGCCAGGAACTTAGCCAGCAGCCTGTTGGCGAGCCTGTGGGCCAAGAACCTAGTGAGCCTGTGGGCCAAGAACCCTGTGAGCCTGTGGGCCAGCAGCCTGTTGGCGAGCCTGTGGGCCAAGAACCTAGTGAGCAGCCTGTTGGTGAGCCTGTGGGTCAGGAACCTGGTGACTCTGTGGGCCAGGAACCTAGCAAGCAGACTTTTGGTCAGGAACCTAGTGAGCCTTTGGGCCAAGAATCTAGTGAGAATCTTGAAGAGCTTGTGGGCCAGGAACCAAGTGAGATTTTGGGTAATGAACTTAGGTTCCTGGGCCACAGGCTCACTATCAAGCAGCCTGTCGGCCAGCAACCTGTTGGAGTGCAGCCTGTGGGCCAGGAACTTAGCCAGCAACCTGTTGGCGAGCCTTTGGGCCAAGAATCTAGTGAGCATGTTGGAGAGCCTGTGGGCCAAGATCCTAGTGAGCCTGTGGGCCAGCATCCTGTTGGAGAGCAGCCCGTGGGCCGTGACCCTGTGGGTCAGGAACCTAGTGAGCCTGTCGGAGAGCAGCCTGTGGGCCAGGAACTTAGGCAGCAGCCTTTTGGCGAGCCTATGGGCAAAGATCCTAGTGAGCATGTTGGAGAGCAGTCTGTGGGCCAAGAACCTAGTGAGCAGCCTGTTGGCGAGCCATTGGGTAAGGAACCTAGTGAGCATGTTGGAGAGCAGCCTGTGGGCCAGGAACCAAGTAAGATTTTGGGTAATGAACTTAGCGAGCCTGTGGGCCAGGAACCTAGCGAGCAGCCTGTGGGTCAGGAACCTAGCCAGTCTGTGGCCCAAGAGTCTGTGGGCTATGAACCTGGAGAGCAGCCTTTGAGCCAGCCTTTGGGGCAAGAACCAAGTGAGCATGTTGGAGAGCCTGTGGGCCAGCAACCTGTTGGAGAGCAGCCTGTGGGCCAGCAACCTGTTGGAGAGCAGCCTGTGGTCCAAGAGTCTGTGGGCCATGAACCTGGCGAGCCTTTAGGCCAAGAACCTAGTGAGCATGTTGGAGAGCCTGTGGGCCAAGATCCTAGTGAGCCCGTGGGCCGTGACCCTGTCGGTCAGGAACCTAGTGAGCCTGTGGGAGAGCAGCCTGTGGGCCAGGAACTTAGGCAGCAGCCTGTTGGCGAGTCTTTGGGCCAAGAACCTAGTGAGCATGTTGGCAAACTTGTGGGCCAGGAACCACGTGAGCCTGTGGGCCAGCAACCTGTTGGAGAGCAGCCTGTGGTCCAAGAGTCTGTGGGCCATGATCCTGGAGAGCAACCTATGGGCCATGAGCCTGTGGGTCAAGAACCTAGTGAGCCTTTGGGCCAGCAACCTGTTGAAGAGCAGCCTGTGGGCCAGGAACTTAGCCAGCAGCCTGTTGGCGATCCTTTGGTCCAGGAACCTAGCAATCCTTTAGGCCAAGAGTCTAGTGAGCATGGCGGAGAGCCTGTGGGCCAAGATCCTAGTGAGCCTGTGGGCCAGCATCCTGTTGGAGAGCAGCTTGTGGGCCATGGCCATGTGGGTCAAGAACGTAGTGAAGATGTGGGCCAAGAACCTAGTGAGCAGCCTGTTGTCGAGCCTTTGGGTCAGGAATCTAGCGAGCCTTTGGGCCAAGAACCTAGTGAGATTTTGGTTAATGAACTTAGCGAGCCTGTGGGCCAGGAACCTAGCGAGCCTGTGGGCCAAGAACCTAGTGAGCCTGTTGGAGCACAGCCTGTGGGCCAGCAACCTGTTGGAGAGCAGCCTGTGGGCCATGAACCTGGCAGGCAGCTTGTGGGCCAGCAACCTTTTGGAGAGCAGCCTGTGGGCCAGGAACCTAGAGGAGAGTCTGTGGGCCAGGAACCTGTTGGTGTGTCTTTGGGCCAGAAACCTAACCAGGATGAAGACCTTGAGCGCTCCCAGTCCAATCAGACATCTGAGAACCCTTTGACTTGGAGCTATCCTGAAGTTGCAAAGCCTGAGCACAGGCCTACTGTGTCTGAGCGGCTGAAGCTGGTGGCGGCCAACAGTGTGTCGACTCAGTGTGGGGAGAGTGTGGTCCGGGTGCAGGTGAACCAGGACCTGCTGGGGATTGGCCGGCTCATACAGCCAGAGCGTATCACTCTAGGAGGTTGTGCTGCCACTGAGGAGGACGCTGAAGCTCATGTGATCACCTTTGAATCAGAGCTGCATGGCTGTGGCAGTCAGCTGACG ATGACTGAGGATGTGCTGATCTACACCTTCACGCTTGTCTATGAGCCAAAACCTTTTGCTAACACTTCTATAGTGAAGACCAGTGCAGCTATGGTTGATATTGAGTGCCACTACTTGAG GAATCACGATGTGAGCAGCAATGTCCTGAAGCCAACCTGGATCCCCAACATTTCCAACATGGTGGCAGAGGAACTCCTCTACTTCTCCCTGAGGTTAATGACTG CTGACTGGCAGTTTGAGAGGCCCTCCAACCATTACTATCTTGGTGACATCATCAACATGGAAGCCTCGGTCATGCCGTACCACCACGTTCCCCTCCGTGTCTTTGTGGACCGCTGTGTCGCCACCTTGGCGCCTGATGTCCACACTGTCCCTAGATATTCTTTCATTGAGGACCATGG GTGTCTGGTTGATGCCAAGTTGACCGGCTCCAGCTCCCAGTTCCTGTCCAGATCCCAGGATGACAAGATCCAGTTTCAGCTGGAGTCCTTCAGGTTCCAACCACAGATTGATTCCCAACAGCTCTACATAACATGTCATCTGAAAGCATCTGCAGCCTCTTCCCCCATTGATGCTGAGAACAAGGCCTGCTCTTTCACAGATGG CTGGAAGGCTGCTGGTGGGGATGACCTGGTTTGTGGCTGCTGTGACTCCAGCTGTGCTGTGAGCAGGGCTAGAGATCTGGACAGTGATTTAG ATATGCAGAAGGAAGGTGAAGTTACCTTGGGCCCTATCATGGTCCAAGAGTAA